Within the Pseudomonas fulva genome, the region CAGGCGCTCGAGCAGGCTTTCGACGAAGGCGGCCAGGCGCGGGCCATCGCGATAGAAGAAGAACACCAGGATCAGGCTTAGGGCGAGCTCGAGAATGCCGCCGCCGATCTTGGCGCTGCGCACCAGCAGGAAGTTGCCGACCTGGCCGAGATACGGCTGCACCGTGGCGAACAACGCCGAGCCCTGCTGATCCAGGGTTTCCCAGATGCTCACCAGGCGGTCGCCGACCAGGGGCACCGAGGCCAGCCAGCCTGGCGGAGGCGGCAGGCCCTCGACCTGCACGTCCTTGAGCATCGCGGTGGCATCGCGAATATGGTCGGCGAGGTTGAAGCCCAGCATCACCAGCGGCACCGCCACCAGGACGATCCACACCCCGGTCAGCACGCCGGCGGCAACCGATTGCCGACCTTTCAACACGCGCGTCAGCCAGCGCATCACCGGCCAGCTGGCGAAAGACAGCACGGCAGCCCAGAACAGTGCTGACCAGAATGGCGCGAGCACCCAAAGGCTCGCACCCAGCAGCCCCAGTAGCAGGATCTGCACCAGCAAGCGGTCGTTATTCGGCATTTTTCAGGACTTCCAGAAAACCAGACTCAGGCCCGTGGCACGGGCGCGCTCAACGTAGCACGTCGATGCGCAAACCGTCGCCACTGCTCTCGCCGATTTCCAGACGCGCGGCCCTGACCCGCTCGTCGATCAGCGCTTCCCGCCAGGCCTCGGCATTGACACCGGAGAGGCTGACACGCAGGGTGCTGTCCAGGTTAAGGCTGCGCGCCAGCAGCTCCGTCCACTCCGGTTTGGGCTCATCCTGGCCCGGCAAGCGCAGCTCGCCGGTGCTCTTGAGCTGTCGCGACAGCGTGGCCGGAGTTGGCAGCACCTTCGCCAAGGGCTGGTCCGCCGCCAGTTGCTCGGCATGCAGGTAGGCGCGGCGATTACCGCGGGTGATGCTGTACAGCGCCACCAGGCTGTTCTCGTTGGGCTCTGCCAGGCGCAGCAACGCATAGGCCTGCTGGTCATCGGAGCCGTACAGCGTGGAGTTGCCGAACACTGAATTGGCCCACAGGCTGCTCGAGCCGCACTCTCGTCCCTGGCACCAGTAGAGCAGTTGCGCATCCTGATCCTGCAGGGCCTCGCGCGCCTGGGCGAACACTTCGTTGGCGCTGTGGGTGCGCGGCAATTCGTAGGTGACCGCCGTCAGCGCGCCCTGAACGAGTACTTCGCGCTCGTAACGCAGGCGCCCGCTGATGCGCCGGACGGTCCCCTGGGGATACAGGCGCTCCTGATCGGCCTGTTCCCTGAAGGTGACGATTTCACTGCCTGGGAAACGCGGCAATACTTCCAGATCGCGGCTACCGGCCACATCGGCACCGGCCAACGGGCTGAACACCAGCAGCGCAAGCAGGTAACTCAGACGCATGCCGCCCCTCTTACCCCGATGGCGAGAGGCGTCGGCGAACAGGCAAATGGGGTGGGCAGCGCATCCGGCGCGACGGTATACAGGTCGGTCATGCAGATCTCCATGGCAGTGCCCGACACCTTTCCCCAGTTGCAACGGGCCGTCAAGGCGCACTCAGGAATGGATTGAAACAGTCTGCTACGAGTTGCGCGCCCCGCTCGTCATCCAGATGCAGGTGGTGCCCGCCGGGCAGGCGCTCGACCATGATCGGCGTCCGCCTCAATAATTCGTCCAGGCCTTCACGGGACGCCAGGAGCCCCTGCTCGGCCAGCACCAGGCGGGTGGGACAGCTCAGCGCCATGACGAATGCCTGCACGTGGGCCATGGTCAGGCGCATCGGCGTAGCCAGCGTCAGGCGGCTGTCGGTGCGCCAGGTCAGACCGCCCTCCACCGGCATCAGCCCGCGCTGCGCCAATAACCGGGCCGCCTCGAAACTGACGTGGCCGACACCGCGCTGGCGTATCTGGGCAGCGCGCTCGAGGCTGGGATACAGCGGCTTGCGCTTGGCAGCCAGGGCCAGGCGCCCACGCAGCGCCTCGGCCAAGGTGGCCACCGCTGCATCGGCCTCGACGGTGGGTGGCACCAGGCCGTCTATCAATGCCAGGCGCTGCACCCGTTCGGGGAAGGTTGCCGCCAGCAGCACCGAAACGATGGCCCCCATGGAATGGCCGAGCAGGCTGAAACGCGGCCAGCCGAGCTGTTCGGCAGCCAGCAGCACGTCGTGCACGTAATCCCACAGGGCATAGCCAGCGCCTGGCGGGCGGTGCGCCGAGTGGCCATGGCCGGCGAAATCCACCGCGACGATGCGCAGGCCCCGAAGCTTGGGTGCCAGGCGGGCGAAGGTCGCCGCGTTGTCCAGCCAGCCATGCAGGGCGATCACCGGTATGCCGTCGGCCGGGCCGTACACCTGAGCAGCCAGTTCGATATGCGGCAATCGCAGGTGTATCTCTTCAGGTGCAAGGCTCATCGCACGCCCTCGGCAGGTTCCTGCCAGCGCGTGAACAGACGGCGGATCAGCTGCGCGGTGGCGTCCGGGTGTTCGAGCGGAAACATGTGCCCGCCCGGCAGGGTCAGGAATTCGCCCCGCGGGGCGCGCCGTGCCATGCGCCCATGATGGGGCAGCACCACACGGCTCTGCGCCCCTTTCACCAAGGCCAGTGGCACCTGCAGCTGGTGCGGCCGCCCCGGGCTGGTATGGGGCACGCTGCGATAGATGCTGATTTCGGTCGCCGCTTCGAAGCGCAGGCGCAGACCGTCCTGGTGAGGGTGCAGGCCATGCTCGACATAGGCGTCCAGGCATTCCGGGTCGAAACGGCTGAACAGCGCACGCTCGGCGAAATAACGCCGTGCCTCCAGCCCATCGACGAAGGCTTCGCGCCTGCCCAGCGTACGCCCGGCAGGCGTGAGGCGGTCGATCAGGCCCAGGCGTTTGGCCGCCTGAATCACCAGCTGATCGAGGCGACTGAGCACCGGCGAGTCGAGCATCACCAGGCCGCGATAGAGATCCGGTCGACGCAGCGCCGCGTGGTAATGCAGCACCCCGCCCAGGGAATGGCCCACGCCCCACACCGGCTCGGCGCATTGCTCGAGGTGATGGAGCAGCTCGTCGACCAGGTTGCTCCAGTTGTCATTGACCGGGAAACGCGGGTCATGGGCATGCTGCGCCAGGTGCCGCACCTGGTACTCCGGCGCCAGCGCCGCGAACAATTTGCGGTAGGTGGCCGAGGGAAACCCGTTGGCGTGAGCAAAGAAGATCAACTGGTGCATGGCAGACGTGCTGGTGGCGGGCAGTGAAGGGATTGTCAGGCAGCCCCCTTGAAGGCGGCAACGCCCGTAATGGTCAGGAAGGACGACGCTCCGGCCAAGTACCTGGCGCGCCTAGCCCTGTGGCGGCGGGCTGCCATGCGGCACGATGGCCACGGTCAGCCGGGAAATGCAGCTGGTCCTGCCGTCGTCGCCATGCAGACGGATGTCCCAGACATGGGTGCTACGGCCCAGGTGCACCGCCCTCGCCACCGCGGTGACGCGCCCGCTGCGCAGCCCGCGCAGGTGGTTGGCATTGACCTCCAGGCCCACGCAGAAGAATTGCTGCGTGTCGATGCACTGGTAGCTGGCCGTGGAGCCCAGGCTTTCGGCCAGCACCACCGAGGCACCGCCGTGCAGCAGGCCGTAAGGCTGATGGGTCCGCGAATCGACCACCATGCTGGCGGTCAGCGACTCGTCATCGCAGGCCTCGAAGCGGATGTCCAGCAGCTCACCGATGGTGTTGCGCTGGGCAGCGTTCAGTTCGTCGAGGTCGGGGGTCCGGCGCCAGATGCTCATGCTCGATCCTTGTTCTTATGAAGTGTTCCGACACCGCCCGTTCAGCGCTCCTCGGGGTGCGCCAGCAGGCTGAGGGACATCAGCCCGGCGATCAGGTCATCGCCTTCGAGCAGCGCCAGGCTGGCCGTATGCATGGTCAGCGGCTGCTGGCGATGACCGTGTACCAGAAGCCCGCCCAGTGCGCCAATGAAGGGCTGATGGGAAACCAGCAGGATTTCATCGCCAGCCAGTTGCTGCAACCTGGCGAGGCTGTCACGCGGGTCGCTATCGGGGGTCAGCCAGGCAACCGTCTGCAGCGCACCCGCCACCGACAGAGCGTCACGCACCAGCGCAGCCGTCTGTTGCGCTCGCACATAGGGGCTGGCGTAAATGTTGGGCGCGCGACCTCGCAGGTGCTCGATCGACTGCCCCACTTCGTCGCGGCCATGGGCCGTCAATTCACGCGCCGCATCGGTACGCGCCTCGGCCTGGGCCTGCCCGTGGCGCAGCAACCACAGCCTCATGCTGGCAGACTCATGGCTTTGGTTCCTCGTCGCGGACCGGATGAGGCGCCGGCGGCACGCTGTGCGCCGCCTCGCCTTGCGGTGGGCGCGCAGCCGGCCAATCGGCGAACGGCCAGGGCTTGGTTTCGGTATTGAAGGTGCCGAAGCGGCCGATCTGCGCCAGGTACTGGCTGAGGCTGTCGCCGAAACTCAGCAGACCGACATTCGGCGCACCGTAGACGAGACGGTAGACGAGCTGCAGAAGCACGACGCCGGCCAGCAGCAGTTCGGCCAGTTGCCAGACGAACAGGAACAGCAGCATCCAGACGAGGCGCAGGCCGATGGGCTCGCCCTTGGGGTGATCATTCATACGATTTGTCCTCAGAAACCCGTGGCTGAAATGAAGTCGACATCGGTCTTGGGCTCGGCGCGCATCAGCGCCTCGATCACCTGATCGAGGGTACGCCCTTCGAACAGGATGGCATGCAGTCCCGCCACCAGCGGCATGTACACCTGCAGCTCTTCGGCCTTGGCCTTGAGCACCTTGATGGTGTTGACGCCTTCGGCCACTTCGCCGAGGCGCTCGACGGCCTCCTGCAGGCTCAGGCCCTCGCCGAGGGCAAAACCGACCTGGTAGTTGCGGCTTTTCGGCGACGAACAGGTAACGATCAGATCGCCCACCCCGGCCAGGCCCAGGAAGGTCATGGGATTGGCGCCCAGGTGCACGGCGAAGCGGGTCATCTCCGCCAGGGCGCGGGTAATCAACATGCTCTTGGTGTTCTCGCCCATGCCCAGCGCCGCCGCCATACCGGCGATGATGGCGTAGACGTTCTTCAGCGCACCGCCCAGCTCGACGCCAAACCGGTCGGTACTGGCGTAGACCCTGAAGGTGCGCCCGTGCAGCACTTGCTGCACCGCGCGGCACAATGCTTCGTCCTCGCTGGCCACCACGGTGGCGGTCAGGGTGTGCGCGGCAATTTCCTTGGCCAGGTTCGGCCCGGAGAGCACGCCGATGCGTGCCTGGGGAGCGACCTGCTCGATGATCTCGCTCATCAGCTTGAAGGTCTGCGCCTCGATGCCTTTGGTGGTGCTGACCAGTTGCTTGCCGGCCAGCAGGTCGGATACCGGCTGCAGCACCTGACGCAACGCGCTGGACGGCAGCGCCACGAACGCCAGCTCGCACGCCTGCAGCGCCGCCGGCAGATCGGTGGTCGGTTCCACGCCGTCGAGCACCTTGACGCCCTTGAGATAGCGAGGGTTTTCGCGCTGGGTGCGAATGGCTTCAGCCTGCACGGGGTCGCGCATCCAGTGCAGAACGCGATGCCCATTCTGCGCCAGCAGGTTCGCGATGGCGGTGCCGAAGCTGCCGCCACCCAGTACTGCGATAGGTTGCTGTTGAGTCATGACCAGTCCGTTGTGAATGCTGTGCAAGTGCCGGGCATTATACGGTTAGCCGTTGCGACGACCAGCCTTGTGGCATCGCCAGGCATGGCCGGGCATCCGAGAGGCGGTCGCGATTTTGCCGGCGCATGGCTGGCAATGCGTCGCGGCTCGGTTAACATGCCCGCTCTGCGCGAACAGGGCCGTTGCGTGACGTCTATCATTGTCGTTGATCAATCCATATTGCTGGCGACTTCACTCGCCTGTGCGTGCCCAGTCTCATGCCGCCTATCGGATCCGCTGCCTAGATGACCCGCAATTGCCTTCGCAGCATTGCGCGCTGCCGCCCGTGGATTCGCCGCGCCCTGGTGGTGTTCTGCTTGCTTACCCCTCAGCTACAGGCCGCGGAACTGCTGCTGAGCACGGCAGGCGATACCACCACGCTGGAGCATTTCGGCAACGCGCTGGCAGCGGCACGCCCCGCCGACCGCGTTCGCATCGTGCCTCTGAACGAAATGCCGCTCCTCGACCAGATCCCCGGTGAGACGCGCCTGATCCTGTTCGGCCAGGCGGCGCTGGCCTGGCGCCTGGAGTCGTCGAATGGCCCGCCGACGCTGGTGCTGCACGTCAACAAAACCCGGGCTCGCGAAACCCTTGGCGAGCATCTGCCCGCGAACCTCAGTGTGCTCTGGCAGGATCCGGCACCCCGCCGCCAGCTGCGGCTGCTCAAGCATCTGCTGCCCAGGGCCACGCGCGTAGGTGTGCTGCATGACCCCCATAGCGAGTTTCTGGTTCAGGAGCTGCGGCAGGCCGCCAGCGGGCTGGGTCTGGAAATCGTGGCCCAGGGCTGGCCGGACACCCGAGACAACAAGGCGGTGATTCGCCTGCTCGGCATTAGCGACGTGCTGCTCGCCGTCGCCGATGACGACCTCTACAACCCGCTGACCGCCAAGACCCTGCTGTTGACCAGCTACGGCCAGCAGCATGCGCTGATCGGCCCGAGTGCAGGCTTCGTGCGCGCCGGCAGCCTGGCCAGTACCTACGCCGACCAGGACGACTGGCTCGCCACGCTCGACCAGCTGCTCGACCAGGCGCCGGACAAATGGCCCGCGGGTACCTATTCGAAATCGTTCAAGGTGCTCGGCAACCCGCAGGTGGCACGCGCGCTGGGCATCACCCTGCCCAGCGATGCGGAGCTCGCCCGGCATCTATCGCAAGGAGATACGCCATGAAACGGTGGCGAGGCTGGAACATTCACGCCCGTACCCAGCTCATCAGCGTCGGCCCTGCCCTGCTGCTGACCCTGCTGTTGACCGGTTTTCTGACCTTCAATCGCCTGCAGGACCTGCGCGCGGAGATCAACCACACCGGCCAGCTGATCGCCAGCCAGCTGGCCCCCGCCACCGAATACGGGGTCATTTCCGGTAACCGTCGGGTGCTGGAGTCCCTGCTGCAGGCCACGCTGAAAACACCCCACGTGCGCTTCGTCGAAGTACGCGACCGTGATGAGAACATCCTCGCCTACCTGGAACAGCCCGACCACCCACATGCCGGCAATGGCCATCTGGACATCTTCCAGGCGCCCATCCAGCAGCAGCAGATCGATCTCGACACGGATTTCGGCGAAGCCCGATCATCCGCGGCCGAGCTGCCGGGCGCCGACTACCTGGGGCGCGTGGTCGTCGGCATGTCCAGTGACGCCTTCAATTCCCGGCAACAGGAAATCCTCCTCAAGGTCACGGTGCTCGTGCTGTTCGCCCTGCTGCTGACCTTCCTGCTGGCGCGCCGCCTGGCCAGCCGCCTGTCCAGGCCACTGAGCGCGATGAGCGACGCCGTTACCGCCATCCAGGCCGGCAACTACCAGGCCACGCTTCCCGAGGTCGGCGGCGGCGAACTGGCGACCCTGGCCAGGCATATCAACAACCTGGCCAACGGCTTGAACAATGCTGCCCAGGAGCAACAGCAGGCCATGACCCTGCTGATCAAGGCGCGCGAGGAGTCCGACCTGGCCAACCGGGCCAAGTCCGACTTCCTGGCCATGATGAGCCATGAACTGCGCACCCCCATGAACGGCGTGCTCGGCATGCTGCAATTGCTCGACACCACCGACATGAGCGAGGAGCAGCACGAATATGCCGCACTGGCCATGGAGTCCACCGAGCACCTGCTGAAGGTGATCAACGACATCCTCGACTTCTCCCGCATCGAACGCGGCGCACTGGAGCTCGAACTGATCAGCTTCAACCTGCCGGCCCTGCTCAAGGCCGCCCAGCAGGCCTTCCAGCACAGCGCCCAGCAGCGCGGCCTGCAGTTGCGCCTGGAGCTGGACGACGCCCTGCCGGCGCCACAGGTTCAGGGCGACCCGACCCGCCTGCGGCAGATCCTGGTCAACCTGATCGGCAACGCCCTGAAGTTCACCGAGCGCGGCGAGGTGCGCATCGAGGCCCACTGGCAAGCCCTGGACAATCAGGTGCTGTGGTTCACCTGCAAGGTCCACGACACCGGAATCGGCATCAGTGCCGAGCGCCTGGAGACCATGTTCGACGCCTTCCAGCAGGCCGACAACTCCATATCCCGGCGCTACGGCGGCACCGGGCTGGGCTTGCCGATCGCCCGCACCCTCGCCGAATGCATGGGCGGCACGCTCAAGGCGCAGAGCGAACCAGGCCGCGGTTCCTGCTTCACCCTGGAAATTCCCCTACCCTTTTCCGCCCAGCAGGCACAGCTGCCCATCCATACCGCCGGCACTGCACCTGTTGCAGTGCCGGTACGCTCGGTGTTGCTGGTGGAGGACAACGCGGTCAACCAGACCGTGATCGAAGCCATGCTGCGCAGCCTGGGCTACCAGGTGGAGCTGGTCGCCGATGGTGCCCAGGCGGTCGCGGCGGTCAGGCAACGGCGATTCGCCGCGGTCCTCATGGACTGCCGCCTGCCGGTCATGGATGGCTACGAAGCCACCCGGCGCATTCGCGATCTCGGCCCTGCCGGCCGCCTGCCGATCATCGCGCTGACCGCCAACGCCCTGCAGGGCGACCGCGAGGCTTGCCTGCAAGCCGGAATGAACGATTACCTCGCCAAACCGTTCAAACGCATGGAGCTGCAGGAGGTGCTCGAGCGCTGGCTGTCGGCCGGCGGTGCAGCGAACTGACGCCAGTTGCGCAGCAGCCAAGCGAAATCGCCCCAGCCGGGCGCGCAACGCTCGCAACCTCTAGTCAGATGGGCGAAAATACTGCACGCTTGCTGGTTGAAGTGGGCATCAAAGGGGCATCTGTGACACCATTGCCGCCTGCAGAGTACAACTGTACTCACCACACTGTGACTTTCACCACAACGCAACAGTCTATGACTAGGCTGCTGGCAGTCGCATCACTCATGCGCAGCCGGCCAGGACGATTTACCCAGCCGAGGCGCGTGGGGATTATTGAGGAGCTCGCATGACCAAACAAAACGCCTTCACCCAGGAAGATCTGTTGCGCTGCAGCCGCGGCGAACTGTTCGGCCCGGGTAATGCGCAACTGCCCGCCCCCAACATGTTGATGATCGACCGGATCGTCCACATCAGCGAAACGGGCGGCAAGTACGGCAAAGGCGAAATTGTCGCAGAGCTCGATATCAATCCTGATCTGTGGTTCTTCGGTTGCCACTTCGAAGGTGACCCGGTGATGCCAGGCTGCCTGGGCCTCGATGCCATGTGGCAGCTGGTCGGCTTCTTCCTCGGCTGGCAGGGCAACCCCGGCCGTGGTCGCGCCCTGGGTTCGGGCGAAGTGAAATTCTTCGGCCAGGTGCTGCCGACCGCCAAGAAGGTCACCTACAACATCCATATCAAACGCACCATCACCCGTTCGCTGATCCTGGCGATCGCCGATGGCACCGTGAGTGTCGATGGTCGCGAGATCTACAGTGCCGAAAGCCTGCGGGTCGGCCTGTTCACTTCCACCGACAGTTTCTAAAGGATCCTTTCCATGCGTCGCGTCGTTATTACCGGTCTAGGCATCGTTTCCTGCCTGGGCAATGACAAAGAAACCGTCTCCGCCAACCTCCGCGCTGGCCGCCCCGGTATCCGCTTCAATCCGGAATACGCCGAGAAGGGTCTGCGCAGCCATGTATCGGGCTCCGTCGACCTCAACCTGGAAGAGTTGATCGACCGCAAGCTGTTCCGCTTCATGGGTGATGCCGCCGCCTACGCCTACCTGGCGATGGAGCAGGCGATCAAGGACTCGGGCCTCAGCGAAGAGCAGGTATCGAACCCGCGCACCGGCCTGATCGCCGGCTCCGGTGGCGCCTCCACGCTGAACCAGATGGAAGCCATCGACACCCTGCGCGAGAAAGGCGTCAAGCGCGTTGGCCCGTACCGTGTGACCCGTACCATGGGTAGCACCGTATCGGCCTGCCTGGCGACCCCGTTCAAGATCAAGGGCGTCAACTTCTCGATCTCCTCGGCCTGCGCCACCAGCGCCCACTGCATCGGCCAGGCCATGGAGCAGATCCAGCTCGGCAAGCAGGACGTGGTCTTCGCCGGCGGCGGTGAAGAAGAGCACTGGAGCCAGAGCTGCCTGTTCGATGCGATGGGCGCCCTCTCCACCCAGTACAACGACACGCCGGAAAAAGCCTCCCGTGCCTACGATGCCAACCGTGACGGTTTCGTCATCGCCGGCGGCGGCGGCATGGTCGTGGTCGAGGAGCTGGAGCACGCCCTGGCCCGTGGTGCCAAGATCTACGCGGAAATCGTCGGCTATGGCGCGACTTCCGATGGCTACGACATGGTCGCCCCGAGCGGCGAAGGCGCGGTGCGCTGCATGCAGCAGGCGCTGGCCACCGTCGACGGCCCGATCGACTACCTGAACACCCACGGCACCTCGACTCCGGTCGGCGACGTCGCGGAAATCAAGGGTATTCGTGAAGTCTTCGCAGACAAGGCCCCGGCCATCAGCTCCACCAAGAGCCTGTCCGGCCACAGCCTGGGCGCCGCTGGGGTGCACGAGGCGATCTACTGCCTGCTGATGATGGAAGGCAACTTCATCACTGCCTCGGCCAACATCGAAGAGCTGGACCCGGCGGTCGCCGACCTGCCGATCCTGCGCGAGACCCGCGAAAACGCCAAGCTGGACACCATCATGTCCAACAGCTTCGGCTTCGGTGGCACCAACGCCACCCTGGTGCTCAAGCGCTGGGCCGGCAACTGATCGGTTGCCCGCAATAAAAAACGGCGCCTTAGGGCGCCGTTTTTTATTGCCTGGCGATTTACTCAATGCACGTCGAAGCGTTGCGCTGCCGTGCTGCGATCGCCCTGGAACGGCAGGAAACGCCGCGGGCAGCACCTCATGGTTCGCGGAGAACTCGAAGGCCATGACGGCCCGGCCCTCCGCTTCTGCGCCACCACGAACTTGTCGTGGCGCTGACAGCCTGATGACAATCAGCGAGACGCGGGCAGCGCTTCTTGCACCGTGCGCGGCAGGATGGACAGGAAATTGTCTCGGGCGACCCTGTGGGCGACATCCTCGGGCAGCGCATCGAGAAAGCGGTCGAAGCCATGCATGTACTCGCCCATGCTGTCGAAGCGACCGACCACGTCGGAACCGACCATGAAACGCTCCGGATAGCGTTCGACCAGCTTTACCCACTTGGGGTCCGGCGTGCCGCGCTCATCGGTCAGGTACGGCCGCAACATGGTCCAGGACAGATCGATGTAGAGGTTGGGATAGCTTTCCAGCATGCGCGCCAGGGTGTCGAAGAGAAACTCCAGTTTCTCCTGGTGGCGGTGAATCTCCATGCTGGTGCCCGCGTGGGCCCAGATGAAACGCACGTGGGGGTGGTTGCGTAGCGGCTCCTCGATTTCCTGCAGATACAGCGGATTACGCTCGCGCTTGGAGGTGATGTTGGAGTGCATCATCACCGGCAGGTCGTATTCGGCAGCCAGGTGATAGACCCGCGTCATGGCCTCGTTATTGGCCCGCGGCGTGCTGCCCTCGATCAGCGAGGTGAGGTCGTCATGGCGGGTGAACACCTCGCCGATGCCCTGCCACAGCCCGGGGTCTAGCTCCAGCATCCGGCGAATGTGGGAATCGGAGTTCTTGTCGTTGGGGTTGAAGCCGGACAGGAAGGGATGAAAGCGGTGCCGCTGGGCCTCGGGCACCTGCTTGTAGGCATGGGCGATCAGCACGTCGGTGGCGCTGTACCAATAGGCCGCGGCATCGTCGCCAGCGTAGTAGCGCGGGCGCTTGGGCTCGTCCTCGTGCCATTTCTTGGCCACCGGAATACCCGAGAACATCACGTGGTCGACCTTGGACTCGTCCATGCGCTTGAGCAGCATGTCCATGCCAGCGCTTTCCTGGAAAAAATCCACGTAATGCAGATGGGCGTCGCTGTATCGATACTCGCGAGCGTCGGCAAAGCCCGCCAGCAGCCCTGCCGACAATAAAAAACCGAGACGAATCAGGCGCATGCAGACGCTCCTCTGGCATTGAGCAGCATAGACTGCCGCCGCTTCGCTCAAGTTCAGGCTATCGGCGAGCGTTGCCAGGGCGCTGCCGAGACCAATTGTTTCATTGCCGGCACATCCAAACGCCCCGGTCTCGGGTATAACCCTTGCCACCCCCAGGACGCAGCCCACCACAGGACGACGGCATGTCTGACCCGATGTTCGATTACGACCGTACCCTGGAAGCCTGCGCACGCCATGACGAGCGCGCCTTCCAGGCGCTGTACCGCCAGGAATCGGCGCAGATGCTCGGGCTGGCCATCAGCCTGCTGGGCCAGCGCGACGCGGCCGAAGACTGCCTGCACGATGCCTTTGTGCAGATCTGGCGCAATGCCGGGCGCTTCCAGCGCTCACTGGGCAGCGGTCGGGCATGGATCTACAGCATCCTGCGTTACCGCGCCCTCAACCAGCTGCGTCGGCGTGGCCGTACGGTGGCGCTGGCCGACGATATCGCCGAGCACCTGATCGACGACAGCCCGTCGGCCGCCCAGCAGCACGAACAGCAGTCGGACAGGCGTCAGCTGCGCACCTGCCTGCAGAAGCTCGAGCGTCCACGGCGCCATCCGGTTCTGCTGGCCTTCTACCGGGGCCTGACCCATGAGCAGATCGCCGAGCGCCTGACCACGCCGCTGGGCACCATCAAAGGGCGCATTCGTAGCGGCTTGCGCGCATTGCAGGAGTGTTTGCAACGATGATCAGCACCGACCCCGCCGAACGCCGCGCGCTGATCGGCGAATATGTGCTTGGCCTGCTCGAGCAGGAGCAGGCCGACGAAGTCGCCGAACTGATCGAGCGCGACCCGCAGGCTGCCGCCATGGCGCTGGAATGGCAGCAGCACTTTCTCGAACTCAGTGACAGGCTCGAACCCAGCGTGCCCTCACCCGGGCTCTGGCCGCGCATCCAGCAAAGCCTGGAGCTCGGGCAGCGAGCCAACGCCTGGCAGGCCTGGTGGTCGAGCTTGAGCGCCTGGCGCCTGACCAGCGCAGCCCTGGCGATGGCGCTGATCGTGGCCCTGTTGCCCATGCCCTGGCAAAGCGACACTCCGCAAGCGAGTTACACCGCCGTGCTGCAACCGCCGGGCGAAGCGGCAGCGCCAGGCTGGGTGGTGCATATCGATGCAGCCGGCGCCTTGCTGCTCGAACCCCTGCGCGAGGACCAGGTCGCGGCGGACCGCTCGGTGCAGTTCTGGACACTGGTCGATCCCAAGGACGGCCCCCGCTCGCTGGGTCTGGTCGAGCCGGGCGAGCGGCTGACCCTGTCCGCCGAGCAGATCGGCGCGGTACGCGCTGGCCAGCTGTTCGAGCTGACCCTGGAGCCGTCAGGCGGCTCACCACTGGACCGGCCAACGGGTGAAGTGCTGTATATCGGCCGTGCAGTGATGGCAGCAATGGACTGAGCGGATGCGTGCAGATCTGCGGCAGATGTAAACAGATATGTCTGCGGACATCTGCCCGCCACTTCCGTGGGTATGGATAACAGGTGCTCTATTTCACGGTGCCTGGATGCGAGCGCGAAGAGCCCTTCGCGCCTTACCCATAGAGAGGACGCTCATGAACATTTCCAAGAAAATGCTCGCTATCGCCATCACCACCGCTGCCCTGGGCTGCGCCACTGCCAATGCCGATGACCTGCTGGCCTTGAGTGCGGACGGCAAGCTGCTGCACATCGACACCAAAACCCTCAGCGTCGCTTCCGACGTGGAACTCAGCGGCGCGTCGAGCCTGCGCGGCATCGACGTACGCCCGGCCAATGGCGCGATCTATGGCCTGGATGACGCCGGCCAGCTCTACACCGTAGACGC harbors:
- a CDS encoding DUF4389 domain-containing protein codes for the protein MNDHPKGEPIGLRLVWMLLFLFVWQLAELLLAGVVLLQLVYRLVYGAPNVGLLSFGDSLSQYLAQIGRFGTFNTETKPWPFADWPAARPPQGEAAHSVPPAPHPVRDEEPKP
- a CDS encoding alpha/beta fold hydrolase, encoding MHQLIFFAHANGFPSATYRKLFAALAPEYQVRHLAQHAHDPRFPVNDNWSNLVDELLHHLEQCAEPVWGVGHSLGGVLHYHAALRRPDLYRGLVMLDSPVLSRLDQLVIQAAKRLGLIDRLTPAGRTLGRREAFVDGLEARRYFAERALFSRFDPECLDAYVEHGLHPHQDGLRLRFEAATEISIYRSVPHTSPGRPHQLQVPLALVKGAQSRVVLPHHGRMARRAPRGEFLTLPGGHMFPLEHPDATAQLIRRLFTRWQEPAEGVR
- a CDS encoding DUF4892 domain-containing protein codes for the protein MRLSYLLALLVFSPLAGADVAGSRDLEVLPRFPGSEIVTFREQADQERLYPQGTVRRISGRLRYEREVLVQGALTAVTYELPRTHSANEVFAQAREALQDQDAQLLYWCQGRECGSSSLWANSVFGNSTLYGSDDQQAYALLRLAEPNENSLVALYSITRGNRRAYLHAEQLAADQPLAKVLPTPATLSRQLKSTGELRLPGQDEPKPEWTELLARSLNLDSTLRVSLSGVNAEAWREALIDERVRAARLEIGESSGDGLRIDVLR
- the sixA gene encoding phosphohistidine phosphatase SixA, with the protein product MRLWLLRHGQAQAEARTDAARELTAHGRDEVGQSIEHLRGRAPNIYASPYVRAQQTAALVRDALSVAGALQTVAWLTPDSDPRDSLARLQQLAGDEILLVSHQPFIGALGGLLVHGHRQQPLTMHTASLALLEGDDLIAGLMSLSLLAHPEER
- a CDS encoding AI-2E family transporter — its product is MPNNDRLLVQILLLGLLGASLWVLAPFWSALFWAAVLSFASWPVMRWLTRVLKGRQSVAAGVLTGVWIVLVAVPLVMLGFNLADHIRDATAMLKDVQVEGLPPPPGWLASVPLVGDRLVSIWETLDQQGSALFATVQPYLGQVGNFLLVRSAKIGGGILELALSLILVFFFYRDGPRLAAFVESLLERLIGDRAQHYLELVAGTVQRVVNGVIGTAVAQALLAYIGFMIAGIPGALLLGLLTFACSLIMVPPLVWGPAVGWLIWQGEIGMAIFLGVWGFFIISGVDNILKPYLISRGGNLPLVVVLLGVFGGILAFGFMGLFLGPTLLAVAYSLLSDWVAHKAPAGLPPREERSPPL
- a CDS encoding alpha/beta fold hydrolase; this encodes MSLAPEEIHLRLPHIELAAQVYGPADGIPVIALHGWLDNAATFARLAPKLRGLRIVAVDFAGHGHSAHRPPGAGYALWDYVHDVLLAAEQLGWPRFSLLGHSMGAIVSVLLAATFPERVQRLALIDGLVPPTVEADAAVATLAEALRGRLALAAKRKPLYPSLERAAQIRQRGVGHVSFEAARLLAQRGLMPVEGGLTWRTDSRLTLATPMRLTMAHVQAFVMALSCPTRLVLAEQGLLASREGLDELLRRTPIMVERLPGGHHLHLDDERGAQLVADCFNPFLSAP
- a CDS encoding hotdog fold thioesterase, with amino-acid sequence MSIWRRTPDLDELNAAQRNTIGELLDIRFEACDDESLTASMVVDSRTHQPYGLLHGGASVVLAESLGSTASYQCIDTQQFFCVGLEVNANHLRGLRSGRVTAVARAVHLGRSTHVWDIRLHGDDGRTSCISRLTVAIVPHGSPPPQG